In a single window of the Stigmatopora nigra isolate UIUO_SnigA chromosome 7, RoL_Snig_1.1, whole genome shotgun sequence genome:
- the pafah1b3 gene encoding platelet-activating factor acetylhydrolase IB subunit gamma, which produces MSADERNPAATPTACEDTQGDGRWMSMHNRFLSDSKDKEPEVLFVGDFLVQLMHQFGVWRQLFSPLHALNFGVGSDATQNVLWRLSNGELDHISPKIVVLWVGTQNRGHTAKQISGGIMEIVQVIKNKLPHAHTLVLGLLPRGKSPNPLRERNTEVNRLVREAVSGLPHASFLNVDPGFVHSNGSISHQDMYDYLHLTPQAYQVVCEPLHAHLKSMLERSAEN; this is translated from the exons ATGAGCGCCGACGAGCGGAACCCGGCCGCCACACCCACCGCCTGCGAGGACACCCAGGGAGACGGACGATGGATGTCGATG CACAACCGTTTCCTGTCCGACAGCAAAGATAAAGAACCTGAGGTCCTCTTTGTTGGTGACTTTCTGGTGCAGCTCATGCATCAGTTTGGT GTGTGGCGGCAACTCTTCTCTCCACTCCATGCCCTCAATTTCGGGGTGGGCAGCGACGCCACGCAGAATGTGCTCTGGAGACTGTCAAATGGTGAACTGGATCACATCAGCCCGAAG ATTGTCGTTCTTTGGGTGGGGACCCAAAATCGAGGACATACTGCCAAGCAAATTAGCGGGGGAATCATGGAAATCGTCCAAGTGATCAAGAATAAGCTGCCCCATGCTCACACACTCGTACTC GGACTCCTTCCGAGAGGTAAATCCCCCAACCCGCTGCGGGAGCGTAACACTGAGGTCAACCGGTTGGTGCGGGAAGCCGTCAGCGGCCTTCCTCACGCTTCCTTTCTCAACGTTGACCCGGGTTTCGTGCACTCCAACGGCAGCATCTCCCACCAGGATATGTACGACTACCTTCACCTGACCCCGCAGGCCTACCAGGTTGTGTGCGAGCCTTTACACGCTCACCTCAAGTCCATGCTAGAAAGGTCTGCTGAGAACTGA
- the LOC144199879 gene encoding sialoadhesin-like, translated as MRFSSDEPRDHTMKAPLLYIVIISVLSYTTDHVRAQGITASQNPVPVGKNVTLYSDHPVNTGVWIFNNNIVAFIFPERIVITDGFTDMVVFNTSTSSLTVISAKLENSGTYALQDINSTASQLELSVQEPISNVVLTVNGTNLVEFNDSVVLTCAAETGTSLHYTWLNKTAEVMFGEYVELSADSSQLIIMKVTRYDEGPFRCNVTNGINQEISPSVQFNISYGPTNAAVSVIPMLETHTTGSNITLLCSAESKPMSTIQWMVDGMNLDHTGEQLSLTLVAESDSGEYQCLLYNSVTSRLSSARKIIRIMAPISAVMVNDMGRYAVADEPFTLKCHVTGEAETIEWWMNNVPVSADNRTIFDAGNQTLTFHPAHLDDVGQYMCRASNAVSNMTSSTYTLEVFFGPETPVITAPPMALTGSQVLLNCSSRSNPPSTYIWSFMDMEVAFTAEYLAGPLTLNMSGMYTCKAFNNITRRNSSMYHMLAVFAPVTMAYVMEPAVHPILNSTFNLTCDTEGSVEYITWRHHGALLYTNGTRGLIMNNATLTFEPLMHSDNGVYSCEASNPLSSLTSENYTLNVIYGPGVPYVTLPLEALEGTSIQLNCSAMSYPHSQYTWLFNDTPVANTSVYQTAALSQNMSGTYTCKARNNITGENSSANTTLTVIEKIKYVHIEIPQHPPVEGYNFTMICNVSRPVDQVLWMKNGELLVGDDRVMMSMDNLTVTFTELHRNDSGQYHCWAFSSVQNISSPPHLFIVNFGPDTPMVYGPSIASKGQSVNFTCSALSQPDSHLSWWHNMTLVANSSVFLIDSVMLNMSGTYTCKAQNHVTGKNSSSSLTLLVIEGIDSVTVENDTIPIDGHNFTLTCEVDGHYTSIQWKKDGVALTVNESATNHSHYYIHGNMLHFAPLKRYHDGMYMCVASNLIGQYKSPWYELLVNYGPISVTINGPDLSAVLFTVSIECVADSRPESEYQWFLNDIEISDIASSNVIEIPLLNSNYTCKATNRVTNISMSTTRSISAASGLHYPSQKILVIVSVFIMSVPVFFH; from the exons AGGTTTAGCTCAGACGAGCCAAGAGATCACACCATGAAAGCTCCATTACTGTATATTGTCATCATATCGGTGTTATCCTACACAACAG ATCATGTACGTGCTCAGGGCATAACTGCTTCGCAGAACCCAGTACCCGTTGGGAAGAATGTCACTCTTTACAGCGACCACCCAGTCAATACAGGAGTGTGGATttttaacaacaacattgtGGCCTTTATTTTCCCTGAAAGAATAGTCATTACTGATGGCTTTACAGACATGGTGGTGTTCAATACCAGCACCTCATCGTTGACTGTGATTTCGGCCAAACTGGAAAATTCTGGGACGTATGCGCTCCAGGATATAAATTCAACCGCTTCCCAGTTAGAACTGTCAGTTCAAG AGCCCATTTCAAATGTGGTCTTGACCGTAAACGGTACTAACTTGGTGGAATTTAATGACTCCGTGGTGCTCACCTGCGCAGCAGAAACAGGGACTTCCCTGCATTACACGTGGCTTAACAAAACAGCAGAGGTGATGTTCGGCGAATACGTCGAGCTTAGCGCTGACTCCTCCCAGCTCATCATCATGAAAGTGACTCGCTATGACGAGGGCCCGTTCAGGTGTAACGTGACCAATGGCATCAACCAAGAAATAAGCCCATCTGTACAATTCAACATCAGCT ATGGACCCACAAATGCTGCTGTATCAGTTATTCCCATGCTGGAAACCCACACAACAGGCTCAAACATAACCCTGTTGTGCTCAGCTGAGTCCAAGCCCATGTCAACAATCCAATGGATGGTGGATGGGATGAATCTCGACCACACTGGGGAACAGCTTAGCCTGACATTGGTCGCAGAGAGCGACTCAGGAGAGTACCAATGTCTCCTGTACAACTCTGTGACATCTAGGTTAAGCAGTGCCAGAAAAATAATCCGAATCATGG CGCCAATATCAGCCGTGATGGTGAATGACATGGGCAGATATGCCGTGGCTGATGAGCCCTTCACCCTTAAGTGCCATGTGACCGGAGAAGCAGAAACCATAGAGTGGTGGATGAACAATGTCCCGGTGTCTGCTGACAACAGGACAATCTTTGATGCGGGAAACCAGACACTAACATTCCACCCCGCACATCTCGACGATGTTGGCCAGTATATGTGCCGGGCTTCCAATGCTGTGAGCAACATGACCAGTAGTACATACACTCTGGAAGTTTTCT TTGGCCCGGAGACCCCTGTTATCACAGCACCACCTATGGCCCTGACTGGAAGCCAAGTGCTCCTCAATTGTTCCAGCAGATCTAATCCTCCGAGTACATACATCTGGAGCTTTATGGATATGGAGGTGGCCTTCACAGCAGAATACCTGGCAGGACCGTTGACATTGAACATGAGTGGCATGTACACCTGCAAGGCCTTCAACAACATAACTCGGAGAAACAGCAGCATGTATCACATGCTTGCTGTCTTTG CACCAGTAACTATGGCATATGTAATGGAGCCAGCTGTTCATCCTATCCTGAACAGCACGTTTAACCTTACCTGCGACACTGAGGGAAGCGTTGAGTACATCACCTGGAGGCACCATGGAGCTCTGCTGTATACAAACGGAACCAGGGGACTTATCATGAACAATGCTACCCTCACTTTTGAACCTTTGATGCACTCTGACAACGGAGTTTACTCATGTGAAGCTTCCAACCCTCTCAGTAGTTTGACCAGTGAAAATTACACCCTCAATGTCATAT ATGGACCTGGAGTGCCATATGTGACGTTGCCTCTTGAAGCACTGGAAGGAACCAGCATCCAACTCAACTGCAGTGCCATGTCTTACCCCCACAGCCAGTATACTTGGCTTTTCAATGACACACCTGTAGCCAACACCTCAGTGTATCAAACAGCTGCTCTTAGCCAAAACATGAGCGGGACATACACCTGCAAGGCACGCAACAACATCACGGGTGAAAATAGCTCGGCCAATACCACACTGACTGTTATCG AGAAAATCAAATATGTACACATTGAGATTCCCCAACATCCTCCGGTGGAAGGATATAACTTCACGATGATTTGTAACGTGTCCAGGCCTGTTGACCAAGTGTTATGGATGAAAAATGGAGAGCTTTTAGTCGGAGATGACAGGGTCATGATGTCCATGGATAACCTGACCGTCACCTTCACTGAGCTGCACCGGAATGATTCTGGACAGTACCATTGCTGGGCTTTTAGTTCCGTTCAAAATATCTCAAGCCCTCCTCACTTATTCATTGTCAACT TTGGACCAGATACACCGATGGTTTACGGTCCATCAATTGCTTCTAAGGGACAATCAGTAAACTTCACCTGTTCTGCCCTGTCACAGCCTGACAGCCACCTGAGTTGGTGGCACAACATGACCCTTGTTGCTAACAGTTCAGTGTTTTTAATCGACTCCGTGATGCTAAACATGAGTGGAACTTACACTTGCAAAGCCCAAAATCATGTGACAGGCAAGAACAGCAGCAGTTCCCTGACGCTGCTGGTCATTG AGGGCATTGATTCAGTGACAGTGGAAAACGACACTATTCCAATTGATGGACACAACTTCACGCTCACCTGTGAGGTGGACGGCCATTACACGTCCATCCAGTGGAAGAAGGACGGTGTTGCTCTCACAGTAAACGAGTCTGCAACCAATCACTCTCATTACTATATACATGGGAATATGCTTCATTTCGCACCATTGAAGCGCTACCACGACGGAATGTATATGTGCGTCGCCAGCAATTTGATTGGTCAATACAAGAGCCCCTGGTACGAGCTCCTGGTTAACT ATGGGCCAATCAGCGTGACTATCAACGGGCCGGATTTGTCTGCGGTATTATTCACAGTTTCCATCGAGTGTGTCGCTGATTCACGACCAGAAAGCGAGTACCAGTGGTTTCTAAATGACATAGAGATATCGGACATAGCTTCCAGCAATGTCATTGAAATACCGCTGTTGAATTCCAACTACACATGTAAGGCTACGAACAGAGTGACTAATATCAGCATGTCCACGACCAGGTCTATTA GTGCTGCTTCTGGCCTCCATTACCCTTCCCAAAAAATCCTTGTGATTGTAAGTGTCTTCATCATGTCTGTACCAGTTTTCTTTCACTGA